One region of Vigna angularis cultivar LongXiaoDou No.4 chromosome 10, ASM1680809v1, whole genome shotgun sequence genomic DNA includes:
- the LOC108338391 gene encoding protein WVD2-like 7 isoform X3 yields the protein MGESAASNPSLQVSVSFGRFENDSLSWERWSSFSPNKYLEEVEKCATPGSVAQKKAYFEAHYKKIAARKAELLAQEKQKEKDSFRSEDQDEIDLGGNADAELDKSDTQGFDEGVTQETSSVGEIHRTHVNDSEEEVAVSRDYESSLVEMENKEVESRSNSSFQMDEPEDVCVKHEESPNIEAEDVKEISHVVYKDTAKASEVEAKHVKLVQPKESKVTSVNKGSNAAKTKKKPMLPTSKASQISTPKSSKPASTPAKTVTPASSTKKGSSSSLSRRQITSSGESRKFANKPLHMSLSLAPSNPERAPQATMRRSLIMEKMGDKDIVKRAFKTFQNSFNQPKASDEDKSSIKKQVPSRGTVSKVPTSTALRKENGRPTKVESADKSGNAVRSTFGPKSAIRAEKGKESSRKIEEKSNAKEVERTRLQSKVKEDKKEEEMKRLKHNVKGTSTPAFYRGQKVVKSRPEKGDAKSKS from the exons ATGGGAGAAAGTGCCGCTTCCAATCCTTCTTTGCAAGTGTCTGTTTCATTTGGGAGATTTGAGAACGATTCCTTGTCTTGGGAGAGATGGTCCTCTTTCTCTCCTAACAAGTACTTAGAAGAAGTTGAGAAGTGTGCCACACCTGGATCAGTGGCTCAGAAAAAAGCCTACTTTGAAGCCCATTACAAGAAGATTGCTGCCCGGAAAGCCGAATTGCTGGCTCAGGAGAAGCAGAAGGAGAAAGATTCTTTCAGATCAGAAGATCAAGATGAAATAGATCTGGGTGGCAACGCTGATGCAGAACTTGATAAATCCGACACTCAAGGTTTCGATGAAGGAGTTACACAAGAAACCAGTTCTGTTGGTGAGATCCATAGGACCCATGTTAATGATTCTGAGGAGGAAGTTGCAGTTTCAAGAGATTACGAAAGTTCGCTGGTTGAGATGGAGAACAAGGAAGTGGAAAGTAGATCAAATAGTTCCTTCCAGATGGATGAACCTGAAGATGTATGCGTGAAACATGAAGAAAGTCCTAACATTGAAGCTGAAGATGTGAAGGAAATTTCCCACGTTGTGTACAAGGACACAGCAAAGGCTTCAGAAGTTGAAGCAAAACATGTGAAATTGGTTCAACCAAAGGAATCTAAG GTTACCTCTGTGAACAAGGGCAGCAATGCAGCCAAGACAAAGAAGAAACCAATGCTACCTACTTCTAAGGCATCCCAGATTTCCACACCAAAAAGTTCAAAGCCTGCATCAACTCCTGCCAAAACAGTAACACCTGCTTCTTCAACTAAGAAGGGAAGTTCGTCATCTTTGTCTAGAAGGCAAATTACTTCTAGTGGGGAGAGCAGAAAATTTGCTAACAAACCTTTGCACATGTCTCTGAGCTTGGCTCCAAGTAATCCTGAGCGAGCTCCTCAAGCTACCATGAGGAGATCTTTAATCATGGAGAAAATGGGAGATAAGGACATAGTCAAGCGAGCATTTAAGACATTCCAGAACAGCTTCAACCAGCCAAAAGCTTCTGATGAAGACAAATCTTCGATAAAGAAGCAG GTTCCTTCAAGAGGGACCGTGTCAAAGGTTCCAACATCTACGGCTTTGAGGAAAGAAAATGGACG gcCAACTAAGGTTGAGAGTGCGGATAAAAGTGGAAATGCTGTACGAAGTACTTTTGGCCCAAAAAGTGCCATCAGagcagagaaaggaaaagag TCTTCAAGAAAAATAGAGGAAAAATCTAATGCAAAAGAAGTAGAAAGAACGCGTCTTCAATCAAAAGTAAAG GAGGACAAAAAAGAGGAGGAGATGAAAAGGTTAAAACATAATGTCAAAGGCACATCCACACCAGCTTTTTACCGTGGTCAAAAAGTAGTAAAAAGTCGTCCAGAAAAG GGTGATGCTAAAAGTAAAAGTTAG
- the LOC108338391 gene encoding protein WVD2-like 7 isoform X1: MWAFLPCLTMLLDLIHQMGESAASNPSLQVSVSFGRFENDSLSWERWSSFSPNKYLEEVEKCATPGSVAQKKAYFEAHYKKIAARKAELLAQEKQKEKDSFRSEDQDEIDLGGNADAELDKSDTQGFDEGVTQETSSVGEIHRTHVNDSEEEVAVSRDYESSLVEMENKEVESRSNSSFQMDEPEDVCVKHEESPNIEAEDVKEISHVVYKDTAKASEVEAKHVKLVQPKESKVTSVNKGSNAAKTKKKPMLPTSKASQISTPKSSKPASTPAKTVTPASSTKKGSSSSLSRRQITSSGESRKFANKPLHMSLSLAPSNPERAPQATMRRSLIMEKMGDKDIVKRAFKTFQNSFNQPKASDEDKSSIKKQVPSRGTVSKVPTSTALRKENGRPTKVESADKSGNAVRSTFGPKSAIRAEKGKESSRKIEEKSNAKEVERTRLQSKVKEDKKEEEMKRLKHNVKGTSTPAFYRGQKVVKSRPEKGDAKSKS, from the exons ATGTGGGCCTTCCTTCCCTGCCTTACAATGCTGCTTGATCTCATCCAT CAGATGGGAGAAAGTGCCGCTTCCAATCCTTCTTTGCAAGTGTCTGTTTCATTTGGGAGATTTGAGAACGATTCCTTGTCTTGGGAGAGATGGTCCTCTTTCTCTCCTAACAAGTACTTAGAAGAAGTTGAGAAGTGTGCCACACCTGGATCAGTGGCTCAGAAAAAAGCCTACTTTGAAGCCCATTACAAGAAGATTGCTGCCCGGAAAGCCGAATTGCTGGCTCAGGAGAAGCAGAAGGAGAAAGATTCTTTCAGATCAGAAGATCAAGATGAAATAGATCTGGGTGGCAACGCTGATGCAGAACTTGATAAATCCGACACTCAAGGTTTCGATGAAGGAGTTACACAAGAAACCAGTTCTGTTGGTGAGATCCATAGGACCCATGTTAATGATTCTGAGGAGGAAGTTGCAGTTTCAAGAGATTACGAAAGTTCGCTGGTTGAGATGGAGAACAAGGAAGTGGAAAGTAGATCAAATAGTTCCTTCCAGATGGATGAACCTGAAGATGTATGCGTGAAACATGAAGAAAGTCCTAACATTGAAGCTGAAGATGTGAAGGAAATTTCCCACGTTGTGTACAAGGACACAGCAAAGGCTTCAGAAGTTGAAGCAAAACATGTGAAATTGGTTCAACCAAAGGAATCTAAG GTTACCTCTGTGAACAAGGGCAGCAATGCAGCCAAGACAAAGAAGAAACCAATGCTACCTACTTCTAAGGCATCCCAGATTTCCACACCAAAAAGTTCAAAGCCTGCATCAACTCCTGCCAAAACAGTAACACCTGCTTCTTCAACTAAGAAGGGAAGTTCGTCATCTTTGTCTAGAAGGCAAATTACTTCTAGTGGGGAGAGCAGAAAATTTGCTAACAAACCTTTGCACATGTCTCTGAGCTTGGCTCCAAGTAATCCTGAGCGAGCTCCTCAAGCTACCATGAGGAGATCTTTAATCATGGAGAAAATGGGAGATAAGGACATAGTCAAGCGAGCATTTAAGACATTCCAGAACAGCTTCAACCAGCCAAAAGCTTCTGATGAAGACAAATCTTCGATAAAGAAGCAG GTTCCTTCAAGAGGGACCGTGTCAAAGGTTCCAACATCTACGGCTTTGAGGAAAGAAAATGGACG gcCAACTAAGGTTGAGAGTGCGGATAAAAGTGGAAATGCTGTACGAAGTACTTTTGGCCCAAAAAGTGCCATCAGagcagagaaaggaaaagag TCTTCAAGAAAAATAGAGGAAAAATCTAATGCAAAAGAAGTAGAAAGAACGCGTCTTCAATCAAAAGTAAAG GAGGACAAAAAAGAGGAGGAGATGAAAAGGTTAAAACATAATGTCAAAGGCACATCCACACCAGCTTTTTACCGTGGTCAAAAAGTAGTAAAAAGTCGTCCAGAAAAG GGTGATGCTAAAAGTAAAAGTTAG
- the LOC108338391 gene encoding protein WVD2-like 7 isoform X2 has translation MGESAASNPSLQVSVSFGRFENDSLSWERWSSFSPNKYLEEVEKCATPGSVAQKKAYFEAHYKKIAARKAELLAQEKQKEKDSFRSEDQDEIDLGGNADAELDKSDTQGFDEGVTQETSSVGEIHRTHVNDSEEEVAVSRDYESSLVEMENKEVESRSNSSFQMDEPEDVCVKHEESPNIEAEDVKEISHVVYKDTAKASEVEAKHVKLVQPKESKVTSVNKGSNAAKTKKKPMLPTSKASQISTPKSSKPASTPAKTVTPASSTKKGSSSSLSRRQITSSGESRKFANKPLHMSLSLAPSNPERAPQATMRRSLIMEKMGDKDIVKRAFKTFQNSFNQPKASDEDKSSIKKQVPSRGTVSKVPTSTALRKENGRPTKVESADKSGNAVRSTFGPKSAIRAEKGKESSRKIEEKSNAKEVERTRLQSKVKEDKKEEEMKRLKHNVKGTSTPAFYRGQKVVKSRPEKVQVVHFIRDMYPT, from the exons ATGGGAGAAAGTGCCGCTTCCAATCCTTCTTTGCAAGTGTCTGTTTCATTTGGGAGATTTGAGAACGATTCCTTGTCTTGGGAGAGATGGTCCTCTTTCTCTCCTAACAAGTACTTAGAAGAAGTTGAGAAGTGTGCCACACCTGGATCAGTGGCTCAGAAAAAAGCCTACTTTGAAGCCCATTACAAGAAGATTGCTGCCCGGAAAGCCGAATTGCTGGCTCAGGAGAAGCAGAAGGAGAAAGATTCTTTCAGATCAGAAGATCAAGATGAAATAGATCTGGGTGGCAACGCTGATGCAGAACTTGATAAATCCGACACTCAAGGTTTCGATGAAGGAGTTACACAAGAAACCAGTTCTGTTGGTGAGATCCATAGGACCCATGTTAATGATTCTGAGGAGGAAGTTGCAGTTTCAAGAGATTACGAAAGTTCGCTGGTTGAGATGGAGAACAAGGAAGTGGAAAGTAGATCAAATAGTTCCTTCCAGATGGATGAACCTGAAGATGTATGCGTGAAACATGAAGAAAGTCCTAACATTGAAGCTGAAGATGTGAAGGAAATTTCCCACGTTGTGTACAAGGACACAGCAAAGGCTTCAGAAGTTGAAGCAAAACATGTGAAATTGGTTCAACCAAAGGAATCTAAG GTTACCTCTGTGAACAAGGGCAGCAATGCAGCCAAGACAAAGAAGAAACCAATGCTACCTACTTCTAAGGCATCCCAGATTTCCACACCAAAAAGTTCAAAGCCTGCATCAACTCCTGCCAAAACAGTAACACCTGCTTCTTCAACTAAGAAGGGAAGTTCGTCATCTTTGTCTAGAAGGCAAATTACTTCTAGTGGGGAGAGCAGAAAATTTGCTAACAAACCTTTGCACATGTCTCTGAGCTTGGCTCCAAGTAATCCTGAGCGAGCTCCTCAAGCTACCATGAGGAGATCTTTAATCATGGAGAAAATGGGAGATAAGGACATAGTCAAGCGAGCATTTAAGACATTCCAGAACAGCTTCAACCAGCCAAAAGCTTCTGATGAAGACAAATCTTCGATAAAGAAGCAG GTTCCTTCAAGAGGGACCGTGTCAAAGGTTCCAACATCTACGGCTTTGAGGAAAGAAAATGGACG gcCAACTAAGGTTGAGAGTGCGGATAAAAGTGGAAATGCTGTACGAAGTACTTTTGGCCCAAAAAGTGCCATCAGagcagagaaaggaaaagag TCTTCAAGAAAAATAGAGGAAAAATCTAATGCAAAAGAAGTAGAAAGAACGCGTCTTCAATCAAAAGTAAAG GAGGACAAAAAAGAGGAGGAGATGAAAAGGTTAAAACATAATGTCAAAGGCACATCCACACCAGCTTTTTACCGTGGTCAAAAAGTAGTAAAAAGTCGTCCAGAAAAGGTACAAGTTGTACATTTTATCCGAGATATGTACCCTACATAA
- the LOC108337657 gene encoding germin-like protein subfamily 1 member 1 has translation MRNYFLLLFFTLSLLLGQSRPDPDPLQDYCVADNKGEFFLNGVPCINPDKVTASHFLTSALSKNGNTSNQFGFSVTATNTVNLPGLNTLGLVLARVDIAANGIVPPHSHPRASEVTTCLKGQLLVGFIDTNNRVFTQNLKPGESFVFPKGLIHFLSNNELREPALALSGLNSQNPGTQIASLATFASKPAIYDEILKKGFQITGREVETIRRNLGG, from the coding sequence ATGAGAAACTATTTTCTCCTACTTTTCTTCACCCTATCCCTTCTATTGGGCCAATCCAGACCCGACCCTGACCCACTTCAAGATTACTGTGTTGCTGATAACAAAGGTGAATTTTTCCTTAATGGGGTGCCCTGTATCAACCCAGATAAAGTTACAGCCTCACATTTTCTGACATCTGCATTGTCTAAGAATGGTAACACTAGTAACCAATTTGGCTTCAGTGTCACAGCCACCAACACTGTTAATCTTCCTGGGCTTAACACATTGGGCCTGGTATTGGCCCGGGTTGATATAGCGGCGAATGGGATCGTGCCACCTCACTCGCATCCACGGGCCTCCGAAGTGACCACTTGCCTCAAGGGCCAGCTTCTTGTGGGCTTTATTGACACAAATAACCGTGTTTTTACCCAGAACCTGAAGCCCGGTGAGTCTTTTGTGTTCCCAAAGGGCCTGATACATTTCTTGTCCAATAATGAGTTAAGGGAACCGGCACTGGCCCTTTCTGGTCTAAATAGCCAGAACCCAGGTACTCAAATTGCATCACTTGCAACATTTGCTAGCAAACCTGCTATTTATGATGAAATTCTCAAGAAGGGTTTCCAAATTACTGGCAGAGAAGTGGAAACAATTCGTAGAAACCTTGGAGGATGA